The genomic interval GCTTCCGCCAGGGCGTCGCGCCCCGAGGCCATGATGCTTCCGAGCGAGACCGCCGGCGGAGGCGCCCCCAGACCGACCAGCGACAGGGCCGATTCGAGCAGGATCGTGTCGGCGAAGCGCAAGGCGGTGCTGACGGCGAGCAACGGTCCCATTTGCGGCAGAAG from Candidatus Polarisedimenticolia bacterium carries:
- a CDS encoding ABC transporter permease — translated: LLPQMGPLLAVSTALRFADTILLESALSLVGLGAPPPAVSLGSIMASGRDALAEAWWIAAWPGLLIALSVLALRSTAVSSVRGSEPPSVA